Proteins from one Lycium ferocissimum isolate CSIRO_LF1 unplaced genomic scaffold, AGI_CSIRO_Lferr_CH_V1 ctg24095, whole genome shotgun sequence genomic window:
- the LOC132043407 gene encoding uncharacterized protein LOC132043407, giving the protein MVRTRSTAIGGQEPAPAPAPASIPVARAAVRGRGRGRGRGRGRGRGRVAVPDRDQAPAPTQDPDRELTPELEDKPEEEIGATEAQPGVAATLDFQEALFRVLGYFDSLAQDGMIPVTPDGSQTRVGGQTPDARVAP; this is encoded by the coding sequence atggtgaggacgcGATCGACCGCTATTGGAGGCCAGGAGCCTGCACCTGCACCTGCACCCGCATCCATACCCGTTGCCCGAGCAGCTGTCCGTGGGCGAGGCAGGGGACGTGGCAGAGGACGTGGCAGGGGCAGAGGCCGTGTAGCTGTTCCAGACAGAGATCAAGCACCAGCACCTACTCAGGACCCTGACAGAGAGTTGACTCCGGAGCTTGAGGATAAGCCGGAGGAGGAGATTGGGGCTACTGAGGCACAGCCTGGGGTCGCTGCTACTCTTGATTTTCAAGAGGCTTTGTTTCGAGTGTTGGGTTACTTTGATAGTTTGGCCCAGGATGGCATGATTCCAGTTACTCCAGATGGCTCGCAGACTAGAGTGGGAGGTCAGACTCCCGATGCTAGGGTTGCTCCATGA